One Chitinophagaceae bacterium C216 genomic window carries:
- a CDS encoding Ulvan-active sulfatase: protein MIISALFKERFNHSDCFILWGIVRRFSVIIYCMFHAGLLSAQDDFFERKYNVLFIVADDMRPTLGCYGDERAITPYIDNLARRSIVFKNAYCQQAVCNPSRASVLTGLRPDENGVTDLVTHFRQKIPDVVTLPQAFKNAGYTSIGIGKVFHGSKRTLDSVSWSVPSLVQSFTKQDEYYLPENRKGNAKAASYEFVAEQDDDYPDGKIANAAITALQQFRESGESFFMAVGFNKPHLPFCAPRKYWNMYEGSDFSKMSHKFKPLGAPDIAFHQWQELRGYSDIPKDGAIPSQKEQELWRGYYACVSYVDTQIGRVLSELERLDMSENTIIVFWGDHGYHLGEQGLWCKSTNYELDTRIPLLISVPDITDKGSHTSAIVEALDIYPTLLELCGLKSHHRLSGKSLTPLLENPNCRWEGVAFSQFCRPYEAITKQHPTHMGYTVRIPGWRYVAWYDLNTGSVVNTELYNLKKGNIELHNLSGDKRYKKVEQKLHSLIDAYYSKR from the coding sequence ATGATAATATCTGCCTTATTTAAAGAAAGGTTCAATCATTCTGATTGCTTCATTCTTTGGGGTATAGTAAGGAGGTTCTCTGTGATCATCTACTGTATGTTTCATGCTGGATTGCTATCTGCACAAGATGATTTTTTTGAGAGGAAATATAATGTATTGTTTATAGTTGCTGATGATATGCGTCCTACTTTAGGATGCTATGGTGATGAGAGAGCCATAACGCCTTATATAGATAATTTGGCGAGAAGAAGCATTGTATTTAAAAATGCTTATTGTCAGCAGGCAGTATGTAATCCTTCTCGTGCATCTGTTTTGACAGGATTAAGGCCTGATGAAAATGGTGTTACAGACTTGGTGACTCATTTTCGCCAGAAAATACCTGATGTGGTAACACTACCCCAGGCTTTCAAAAATGCAGGTTATACATCAATAGGAATTGGTAAAGTTTTTCATGGATCAAAACGTACTCTGGATTCAGTGTCATGGTCCGTTCCCTCCTTGGTGCAAAGTTTTACCAAGCAGGATGAATATTATCTTCCTGAAAATCGCAAGGGAAATGCTAAGGCGGCATCGTATGAATTTGTGGCAGAGCAAGATGATGATTATCCCGATGGCAAGATCGCTAATGCGGCTATTACTGCTTTGCAGCAATTCAGGGAATCCGGTGAGTCATTTTTTATGGCGGTAGGATTTAATAAGCCGCATCTTCCTTTCTGTGCACCTAGAAAATATTGGAATATGTATGAAGGCTCCGATTTTTCTAAGATGTCGCATAAATTTAAACCTTTAGGTGCTCCCGACATTGCATTTCATCAATGGCAGGAACTTCGAGGCTATTCCGATATTCCTAAAGATGGTGCTATTCCTTCTCAAAAGGAACAAGAATTATGGAGAGGATATTATGCTTGTGTTAGTTATGTAGATACTCAGATAGGCAGAGTTTTAAGTGAACTAGAACGATTAGACATGAGTGAAAACACCATTATTGTATTTTGGGGGGATCATGGGTATCACTTAGGTGAACAGGGTTTATGGTGTAAATCCACCAACTATGAGTTAGATACACGTATACCTCTTCTTATATCAGTTCCCGATATAACCGACAAGGGAAGTCATACTTCTGCAATTGTGGAGGCATTGGACATATATCCTACTCTGTTAGAATTATGTGGTTTAAAATCCCATCATAGACTAAGTGGAAAAAGTCTGACTCCTCTATTGGAGAATCCAAATTGTAGATGGGAGGGAGTCGCGTTTAGCCAGTTTTGTAGACCCTATGAAGCAATAACTAAACAACATCCCACACATATGGGATATACGGTACGCATTCCAGGTTGGCGCTATGTAGCATGGTATGATTTGAATACTGGGTCGGTAGTAAATACAGAGTTATATAATTTAAAGAAGGGGAATATTGAATTGCATAATCTTTCCGGGGATAAAAGGTATAAGAAAGTTGAGCAAAAACTCCATTCATTGATTGACGCATACTACAGTAAAAGATAA
- the nedA_2 gene encoding Sialidase — protein sequence MLWRSGLQNKNEYIAPALNIQIQENVSGAAIHTIRLFDYEADHYNSYRIPCLIKATNGTLIAIAEGRKHSVHDYGDIDVVYKLSKDNGNTWSELKVIVSEGEGTWGNPTAVTDEVTGRIWLFLSWNDEHHSQRGGSYLGKTYLPIKEWGQRRVFVTYSDDHGENWAVPIDMTASLLPEKYSWDAMGPGIGIQVKKGDIAGRLIIPAGGRNIYSDDHGLTWKYQLLPRGTFEGTVVELSDGLLMRNDRPLGTEWNKSHTRFIARGTIESGFTDFTGDPNLPDPRCQGSILRYSFVPNIILFLNSSNSGIDKVGNRCMMTVRLSEDDGTTWKYSKLLYPTLDRSLLCTDSVVYGGYSSLMNLTDGKVGALTEVYYYPNKKIAHRRFAIDFHKFDIDWIKQK from the coding sequence ATGCTATGGCGTAGCGGTCTTCAAAATAAAAATGAGTATATAGCTCCGGCGTTAAACATTCAGATACAAGAAAATGTTAGTGGGGCAGCGATACACACAATACGTCTGTTTGATTACGAAGCAGATCATTATAACAGTTATCGCATCCCCTGCCTTATAAAGGCTACTAATGGTACACTCATTGCAATTGCCGAGGGGCGCAAGCATTCAGTGCATGATTACGGAGATATCGATGTAGTATATAAGTTATCGAAAGATAATGGCAATACATGGTCGGAGTTAAAAGTTATAGTTTCGGAAGGTGAAGGAACTTGGGGAAATCCTACTGCAGTAACAGATGAAGTGACAGGTCGTATTTGGCTGTTTCTTTCATGGAATGACGAGCATCATAGTCAGCGTGGGGGAAGCTATTTGGGCAAAACTTATCTTCCCATAAAAGAATGGGGGCAGCGGAGAGTTTTTGTTACCTATAGCGATGATCATGGAGAGAATTGGGCTGTTCCGATAGATATGACTGCTTCGCTATTACCTGAAAAATACAGTTGGGATGCGATGGGACCCGGTATCGGTATTCAGGTGAAGAAGGGAGATATAGCTGGTAGGTTAATTATTCCAGCTGGAGGACGTAATATTTATAGTGATGATCACGGTTTGACTTGGAAGTATCAGTTGTTACCCCGAGGAACATTTGAAGGCACTGTAGTAGAACTTTCTGATGGTTTGTTGATGAGAAATGATCGCCCATTAGGAACTGAGTGGAATAAAAGTCATACACGTTTTATTGCGAGGGGAACTATAGAATCTGGATTTACTGATTTTACGGGAGATCCTAATTTGCCAGATCCTCGTTGTCAGGGTTCAATCTTGAGATATTCTTTTGTCCCCAATATTATACTTTTTTTAAATTCTTCAAACAGTGGTATAGATAAAGTAGGAAATCGATGTATGATGACTGTGCGATTAAGTGAAGATGATGGTACGACATGGAAATATTCAAAGTTATTATACCCGACTTTAGATAGAAGTCTTTTGTGCACTGATTCAGTTGTTTATGGTGGGTATTCATCGTTGATGAATTTAACAGATGGAAAGGTCGGTGCTCTTACTGAAGTGTATTATTATCCCAATAAAAAGATTGCTCATCGAAGATTTGCTATAGATTTCCATAAGTTTGATATCGATTGGATAAAACAGAAATAA
- a CDS encoding SusD-like protein P38, translated as MSFIINKMRPQCVIILLLLLILGGCSRLYDVDPYSMIKNKDFNRNRDDLNASAMGMYAPLTQEVHKFLLWGDARADMVTTGQAEPDPYINEFVINNISEQNPYTNYAGIYKTIARCNRQMEKVYDVARLDDKILDRDAGAFYAEALLLRSYAYYLLLRNFKTFPIILSDYAEGITYVNEAGDTLRRNLRNMDSDEIRKSFYYPKNRDEVWRMIYDDVLTVLGMLPINYQWNNYSLPAQERYGRVSQVMAATFAAELALWLGEYQAASAFANSPVRNNNHTLGSSGTWINQFTGSYASLHSMFLLGYRYDNSFETNRLQEFTSPFASYGGKYYLKPNMPIMDTIFSKEGNDIRTSFSVKNVEGYDVIWKFIGTNNVASMREPYRSDASWNFYRSADAYLYKAIADLMLNDYATAFNFVNMLRTARGLPELNIAETDYTNKEYMLELLFKERAREFAFEGRRWYDLMLWSKLSEKNQLAAVVPLKYEDENMQEQVRVKLLNEDNWYIPINPTLWE; from the coding sequence ATGAGTTTTATTATAAATAAAATGAGGCCTCAATGCGTAATCATATTGCTGCTTTTATTGATTTTAGGAGGGTGTTCGAGATTGTATGATGTGGATCCATATTCCATGATAAAGAATAAAGATTTTAATAGAAATCGAGACGACCTGAACGCAAGTGCAATGGGTATGTATGCTCCGCTTACACAGGAAGTCCATAAATTTTTGTTATGGGGTGATGCTAGAGCGGATATGGTTACAACAGGTCAAGCAGAGCCCGATCCATATATTAATGAGTTTGTAATTAATAATATCAGCGAGCAGAATCCTTATACCAATTATGCAGGTATTTATAAAACTATTGCACGTTGTAACCGCCAGATGGAGAAGGTTTATGATGTAGCTCGTCTAGATGATAAAATACTTGATAGGGATGCAGGTGCTTTTTATGCGGAAGCATTGCTGTTACGCTCTTATGCGTATTATCTATTATTGAGAAACTTTAAGACATTCCCTATTATACTTTCGGATTATGCGGAGGGAATTACTTATGTAAATGAGGCTGGTGACACTTTGCGTAGGAACCTGCGTAATATGGATTCTGATGAGATTAGAAAAAGTTTTTATTATCCTAAAAATAGAGATGAAGTGTGGCGCATGATTTATGATGATGTATTAACAGTTTTAGGTATGCTGCCTATCAATTATCAATGGAATAATTACTCCCTTCCGGCTCAAGAGCGATACGGGAGAGTGTCACAAGTGATGGCGGCTACTTTTGCTGCGGAACTGGCATTGTGGTTGGGAGAATATCAGGCTGCATCAGCCTTTGCTAACTCCCCAGTAAGAAACAATAATCACACATTAGGTTCTTCCGGTACATGGATTAACCAGTTTACGGGTTCGTATGCTTCGTTACATTCTATGTTTTTATTAGGTTATAGATATGATAATAGTTTTGAGACAAACCGTCTTCAGGAATTTACGAGCCCTTTTGCGTCATACGGTGGTAAATATTACCTGAAACCCAATATGCCTATTATGGATACTATTTTTTCTAAAGAAGGAAACGATATACGTACCAGCTTTAGTGTAAAGAATGTAGAGGGATATGATGTAATATGGAAATTTATAGGAACGAATAATGTGGCATCAATGCGGGAACCATACAGAAGTGATGCGAGTTGGAATTTTTATAGAAGTGCGGATGCGTATCTATATAAGGCTATTGCAGATCTCATGCTAAATGATTATGCTACGGCATTCAATTTTGTAAATATGCTACGCACTGCTAGAGGCTTGCCAGAGCTAAATATTGCTGAAACTGATTATACTAATAAGGAATATATGCTAGAACTGCTTTTTAAAGAAAGGGCTAGAGAATTTGCTTTTGAAGGAAGAAGGTGGTATGATTTAATGCTATGGTCAAAACTTTCGGAGAAGAACCAACTGGCTGCAGTTGTTCCACTAAAATATGAAGATGAGAATATGCAGGAGCAGGTAAGGGTAAAGCTTCTAAATGAAGATAACTGGTATATTCCTATTAATCCCACACTGTGGGAATAA
- a CDS encoding TonB-dependent receptor P3, producing the protein MKFKFTYWSIKHIGVMCLALAVSNASGQLSQDSVTLSGIDKLGIIRSTDTVPLLRQSSGLSFANLLPGASGIHVTESGVIASAPLLMMRGINSINLQSAPLIFVDGLPVRYNRSQRPFLSTYEPTRFGFLNTNDIQDIAVINNPEQLALLGGRGANGALYLVTERGELGGTKIDFTARAGYMRNNYKIERMNAQEFKSYLWDYMLENGATEAQLTANPIFDPSIAMYNQNTDWVRMIEQPARYNDFHLKLKGGFGEANYMFSIGHTLKGETLLESDFNRTTMRFNLDYRVSQRFDITNNLSYANTGSSYHEQGYNWSIHPWYAAATKAPFMAQYAYNNEGLRTNLLEDVDILGKSNPWALVKNMRNKNEENRVDGSISGKYLLTKNTFLNTGLSVSYYNISENQYRPALGIVADKHRIRQNANRKSSEFTLIWNSYLRKYGQIADNVKYDAQFGAWIERYEDKSLYARKINAGTDDYETLAQGTVDSASNSKFITNLTRFYAASNFDFFNRVSLSANIGTDGSSNFGRKGRWTLYGGADLKVDVLDRKSDQQLTIRAGWGRSGNSDVRGYYHYDLYYAVRYFGYGGVYLGNIANEDIMPEITTSYNVGLNIALWKNRFHLGVDYYKKNTNSLITSKNYPIELGLDPQFENNGKISSQGWEFDLSALVVQNKHFQWQLTANLATLKNDVLSLSNGDAIRTIDNTTGIARAGERIGSFYGYKVLGVFRSIDDVDLKKSDGTNYLPGDYIIEDLNNDGKINEQDRQIIGNPLPKYFGGVLNAFKYNRWGLDILWTYAMGHDIYNRFKQQMHVMNDYSNQSPDVSRRWRSEMEPGSGLSRAVYGDPSNNGAMSDLWVEDGSYMRLKNVTLNYDVPFKSRKTIKGLQVYITGENLVTITSYSGADPEVISSTDVLLRGIDFGGTPLPKAVILGLKLSL; encoded by the coding sequence ATGAAATTTAAGTTTACATATTGGAGCATAAAACATATTGGAGTAATGTGTCTTGCGCTAGCTGTCTCGAATGCGAGTGGACAGCTATCGCAGGACAGTGTAACACTTTCAGGTATTGATAAGTTAGGTATCATCCGGTCTACAGACACAGTACCTTTGTTAAGACAAAGTAGCGGGCTATCTTTTGCCAATCTATTACCCGGAGCTTCAGGTATTCATGTGACAGAGTCAGGAGTAATTGCTTCTGCACCACTATTAATGATGCGGGGTATTAATAGTATTAATCTTCAGTCTGCCCCTCTAATATTTGTAGATGGGTTACCTGTTAGATATAATCGTTCACAACGTCCTTTCCTTTCTACATATGAGCCTACAAGATTTGGTTTTTTAAATACTAATGATATTCAGGATATCGCTGTTATAAATAACCCAGAGCAGCTTGCTTTATTAGGAGGAAGAGGGGCGAACGGAGCTTTATATCTGGTGACAGAAAGGGGAGAGCTGGGAGGAACAAAGATCGACTTTACCGCTAGGGCTGGATATATGCGCAACAACTATAAGATTGAGCGTATGAATGCTCAAGAATTTAAATCTTATTTATGGGATTACATGTTAGAAAACGGGGCCACAGAGGCTCAGCTTACTGCAAATCCCATATTTGACCCTAGCATAGCTATGTATAATCAGAATACTGATTGGGTGAGAATGATTGAGCAACCAGCACGGTATAATGATTTTCATTTGAAGCTTAAGGGAGGTTTCGGCGAGGCTAATTATATGTTCAGTATAGGACATACCCTCAAGGGAGAGACGTTATTAGAATCAGATTTTAATCGCACTACTATGCGCTTTAATCTGGATTATAGGGTGTCGCAGCGTTTTGATATTACCAACAATTTGAGTTATGCTAATACAGGGTCGTCTTATCATGAACAAGGCTATAATTGGTCGATACATCCTTGGTATGCGGCAGCTACTAAAGCACCATTTATGGCACAATATGCATATAATAATGAAGGGTTGCGTACAAACCTCCTCGAAGATGTTGACATATTAGGGAAAAGTAATCCTTGGGCTTTGGTGAAAAATATGCGAAATAAAAATGAAGAAAATCGAGTAGATGGATCCATATCAGGGAAATATTTATTAACAAAGAATACCTTTTTAAATACAGGTCTTTCAGTAAGTTACTATAATATAAGTGAGAATCAATATCGTCCTGCCTTGGGTATTGTAGCAGACAAACACCGCATCAGGCAGAATGCTAATCGTAAGTCTAGTGAATTTACTTTAATATGGAACAGTTATCTACGTAAGTATGGTCAGATTGCTGATAATGTCAAATATGACGCGCAATTCGGAGCATGGATCGAACGGTACGAAGATAAATCGCTTTATGCAAGAAAGATTAATGCAGGTACGGATGATTATGAAACATTGGCGCAAGGTACAGTAGATAGTGCATCCAATTCTAAATTTATAACCAACCTTACGAGGTTCTATGCCGCTAGTAATTTTGATTTCTTCAACAGAGTTTCTTTATCTGCAAATATTGGGACAGATGGTTCTTCTAATTTCGGACGTAAGGGAAGATGGACGCTATATGGTGGTGCGGATTTGAAAGTAGATGTTTTGGATCGAAAAAGTGATCAACAATTAACAATACGCGCAGGCTGGGGACGAAGTGGTAACAGTGATGTGAGAGGATATTATCATTATGATTTGTATTATGCTGTTCGTTATTTTGGTTATGGGGGTGTATATCTTGGAAATATTGCCAATGAAGATATTATGCCCGAAATTACCACATCTTATAATGTAGGATTAAATATTGCGCTTTGGAAAAATCGATTCCACTTAGGGGTAGATTATTACAAGAAGAATACAAATAGTTTAATTACCTCTAAGAATTATCCTATTGAGTTAGGATTGGATCCACAGTTTGAAAATAATGGCAAAATTTCTTCTCAGGGATGGGAGTTTGACCTGTCTGCATTGGTAGTACAAAATAAACATTTTCAATGGCAGTTAACGGCTAATCTGGCAACATTAAAAAATGATGTACTTTCTTTAAGTAATGGAGATGCTATCCGTACTATAGATAATACCACTGGTATCGCAAGAGCCGGGGAGCGGATCGGCTCTTTCTACGGATACAAAGTGTTAGGTGTATTTCGAAGCATTGATGATGTAGATCTCAAAAAGTCTGACGGTACAAACTATCTACCTGGGGATTATATTATTGAAGACCTCAACAATGACGGTAAAATAAATGAGCAAGATAGACAGATAATAGGTAATCCATTGCCTAAGTATTTTGGAGGAGTTTTAAATGCATTTAAGTACAATAGATGGGGACTGGATATACTCTGGACCTATGCAATGGGTCATGATATTTATAATCGGTTTAAACAGCAAATGCATGTGATGAATGATTACTCAAATCAGTCTCCTGACGTCTCCCGCAGATGGCGCTCGGAGATGGAGCCTGGTAGTGGTTTGAGTAGAGCTGTTTACGGTGATCCCTCCAATAATGGTGCAATGTCTGATTTGTGGGTAGAAGACGGTAGTTATATGCGCTTGAAGAATGTTACACTTAATTACGATGTGCCCTTCAAGAGTCGTAAAACTATAAAGGGATTACAAGTGTATATAACAGGAGAAAATCTCGTTACTATCACATCTTATAGCGGAGCCGACCCTGAGGTGATTTCTTCAACCGATGTATTACTACGAGGAATTGATTTTGGAGGTACTCCTTTACCCAAGGCTGTAATATTAGGACTTAAATTATCTCTTTAA
- a CDS encoding SusD-like protein P38: protein MKSRFTYIIVVQIFFLLISCNKLLEVDKPDNLIHDEFWQNRDQVHTSLMGLYTSLHNSLNSFHVWGDIRSSFYEPGPGNAFTSSYGQFMSHDIYTTNGLLSWSNVYRSVGWINTFIKNAPLALSKDPTFKEAELNQMLGEAHALRALNYFYLVRAFREVPLIKEPYESDTQQMNTAASSEEEVLNFIEEDLDYALKNAPETFDNVLYKYGRITKNAVRALWADVKLWRNQYQQVLDLCEPLDMQYASGLVSSLDWYSIFTPGNSSETIFELQYTQTGLSSPVYNWFAHFSTGSSDGARYLANSRNARLAFEETLYPSTLPEYESSDTIRYKEYSTFRKSDVSNGYGGGWEVYKFLGQQAYELSYKPSNNRRLTGYIFYRYREILFMKAEALAMLSRYEEAEDMINQVRQHCDVPLLTTGEAGEGMEFFERLLFEREAELCFEGKEWFALVRMARREGMQELLLEKMATNNSMGYSYQVIRARLLNPESWFLPYHRTEIENNPLLHQKEFYKNK from the coding sequence ATGAAATCAAGATTCACATATATAATCGTAGTTCAGATATTCTTTTTATTGATATCCTGTAATAAACTGTTAGAGGTGGATAAACCCGATAATCTGATACATGATGAGTTTTGGCAAAATCGAGATCAGGTGCACACGTCCTTAATGGGATTGTATACATCTCTGCATAACAGTCTTAATTCATTTCATGTTTGGGGTGATATAAGGTCTAGCTTTTACGAACCTGGTCCTGGTAATGCCTTTACCTCAAGCTATGGACAGTTTATGTCGCATGATATTTATACGACAAACGGTCTGCTTTCATGGTCGAATGTATACCGCTCAGTAGGGTGGATTAATACGTTTATCAAAAATGCTCCTCTAGCTCTTTCTAAGGATCCTACTTTTAAAGAAGCGGAATTAAATCAAATGTTGGGTGAGGCGCATGCGCTTCGTGCGTTAAACTATTTTTATTTAGTGCGTGCTTTCAGGGAAGTTCCGCTCATTAAGGAACCTTATGAATCGGATACTCAACAAATGAATACTGCAGCTTCATCCGAAGAGGAGGTGCTAAATTTTATTGAAGAAGATTTGGATTATGCATTAAAAAATGCGCCAGAAACATTTGATAATGTGCTTTACAAATATGGACGTATTACTAAGAATGCCGTTCGGGCTTTGTGGGCCGATGTAAAACTGTGGCGTAATCAGTATCAACAAGTGTTGGATTTGTGTGAACCTTTGGATATGCAGTATGCTTCTGGCTTGGTGAGCTCTTTAGATTGGTATTCCATTTTTACTCCAGGTAATTCGTCCGAAACTATCTTTGAGTTACAATACACTCAAACCGGGTTATCTTCTCCTGTCTATAACTGGTTTGCGCATTTTTCAACTGGTTCTTCTGATGGAGCTAGATATTTAGCGAATTCTCGTAATGCAAGGTTAGCGTTTGAGGAAACACTGTATCCATCTACATTACCGGAGTATGAGAGTTCAGATACCATTCGATACAAGGAGTATTCCACATTTAGAAAAAGTGATGTCTCTAACGGATATGGGGGAGGTTGGGAAGTGTACAAGTTTTTGGGTCAGCAGGCATACGAACTATCTTATAAACCCTCTAATAACCGTCGTCTTACAGGTTATATTTTTTATAGATATCGCGAAATATTATTTATGAAAGCAGAGGCGCTAGCAATGCTGAGTCGGTATGAAGAAGCTGAAGATATGATTAATCAGGTGCGCCAGCATTGTGATGTACCACTGTTAACAACAGGCGAGGCTGGCGAAGGAATGGAGTTCTTCGAGCGATTGTTATTTGAGCGTGAAGCAGAACTGTGCTTTGAAGGTAAAGAATGGTTTGCCTTAGTAAGGATGGCCAGGAGAGAGGGTATGCAGGAATTATTATTAGAAAAGATGGCAACAAATAATTCTATGGGTTATTCCTATCAAGTTATTCGTGCGAGATTGCTAAATCCAGAAAGCTGGTTCTTGCCCTATCATAGAACTGAAATTGAAAATAACCCTTTGTTACATCAAAAAGAATTTTATAAAAATAAATAA